The Cyclobacteriaceae bacterium genome includes a region encoding these proteins:
- a CDS encoding carbonic anhydrase, which produces MKFTIVERVLVLCLLISTSFGYSQSPGSLDENVLRLKEGNQRFVTGKSTRPRQDFKRIKEVSTGQSPFAIIVGCSDSRVPNEIIFDQGLGDLFIVRTAGQVSTYASWGSIEFAEEVLGTKLIVVLGHTQCGAVNAAVKLPDVPGHIVTLINAIKPAVEKAKTKNPTDLLDLAIRENIIMEVEQLRNLEPVLAKKIREGSIRIIGALYHLESGEVEFLN; this is translated from the coding sequence ATGAAATTTACAATTGTTGAGAGAGTATTGGTATTGTGCTTGCTGATAAGCACATCTTTTGGATATAGTCAGTCTCCGGGATCATTGGATGAAAACGTTCTCCGTCTAAAAGAAGGAAATCAAAGATTCGTAACTGGAAAATCAACGCGTCCGCGGCAGGATTTCAAACGCATAAAAGAAGTTTCAACCGGACAATCGCCATTTGCCATCATCGTCGGGTGTTCGGATTCAAGGGTTCCAAACGAAATTATTTTTGACCAGGGGCTCGGCGACTTATTTATCGTCCGTACCGCAGGTCAGGTATCTACGTATGCTTCGTGGGGCAGTATTGAATTTGCAGAGGAAGTTTTAGGGACGAAGTTGATCGTCGTACTTGGACATACACAATGCGGCGCGGTGAATGCGGCCGTGAAATTGCCCGATGTTCCCGGTCACATTGTTACATTGATCAACGCCATAAAACCCGCTGTTGAAAAAGCAAAAACGAAAAACCCGACTGACCTTCTGGACCTTGCCATCCGCGAAAATATCATCATGGAAGTTGAACAGTTAAGAAACCTTGAACCCGTCCTTGCTAAAAAAATTCGGGAGGGATCTATCCGAATCATAGGGGCGCTCTATCATCTTGAATCGGGTGAAGTAGAATTTCTTAACTAA